A single Lactuca sativa cultivar Salinas chromosome 8, Lsat_Salinas_v11, whole genome shotgun sequence DNA region contains:
- the LOC111895307 gene encoding uncharacterized protein LOC111895307 isoform X1, whose product MDPVESAANLRSQFVEVLRSRRSPIPLQTLPAKCVEDPLYQGTPCDYKAMKSIPEARTHNFNEEDFYLLTEEGEQGRLPVLILSMKESTPSKRPAVVFLHSTGACKEWVRPLLEDYASRGYIAIAIDSRYHGERAKTPTAYEDALVSSWRKGDTMPFIYDTVWDLLMLADYLTERDDIDHSKIGILGMSLGGMHAWFAAFADTRYSVVVPIISLQSFRWAIDNDQWHARVHSIKPVFEEARIDLGKEAIDKEVVEKVWNRIAPGLASEFDSLHTVPVIAVRPLLIINGEDDPRCPVEGLDATISATQKAFDALSLTHFKVIVEAGIGHEVTLSMFKEASDWFDKFLKM is encoded by the exons ttccaCTTCAGACACTACCTGCAAAATGTGTGGAGGACCCCTTATATCAGGGAACACCTTGTGACTATAAG GCAATGAAATCCATACCGGAAGCACGCACTCATAACTTCAATGAAGAAGACTTCTACCTACTTACTGAG GAAGGAGAGCAAGGGCGACTACCCGTGCTCATTTTGAGCATGAAAGAAAGCACACCTTCGAAAAGACCAGCTGTTGTTTTTCTACATAGCACAGGTGCATGCAAAGAGTGGGTACGCCCTTTACTTGAG GATTATGCTTCACGTGGATATATTGCAATTGCCATTGATTCTCGTTACCATGGAGAACGTGCCAAAACCCCCACCGCCTATGAAGAT GCTCTGGTTTCATCATGGAGAAAAGGTGATACAATGCCATTTATATATGACACG gTGTGGGACCTTTTAATGTTGGCAGATTATCTAACCGAGAGAGATGATATAGACCATTCCAAGATAGGAATCCTTGGGATGTCACTTGGAG GAATGCATGCGTGGTTTGCTGCTTTTGCCGATACACGTTATTCAGTGGTTGTCCCAATAATTTCTCTTCAG AGCTTTCGGTGGGCCATAGATAATGATCAATGGCATGCTCGTGTGCATAGTATTAAGCCTGTGTTTGAAG AAGCAAGGATTGATTTAGGGAAGGAAGCGATTGACAAGGAGGTTGTGGAAAAG GTTTGGAACAGAATAGCTCCTGGTTTAGCATCTGAGTTTGACTCACTTCATACGGTCCCGGTTATTGCAGTACGCCCTTTGTTGATTATAAATG GTGAAGATGATCCCCGTTGCCCGGTGGAAGGTCTTGATGCTACCATATCAGCAACACAAAAGGCTTTCGATGCCCTGTCTTTGACTCATTTCAAG GTGATAGTCGAAGCAGGAATTGGACATGAAGTGACGTTATCAATGTTTAAAGAAGCGAGTGATTGGTTTGACAAGTTTCTCAAAATGTAG
- the LOC111895307 gene encoding uncharacterized protein LOC111895307 isoform X2, with amino-acid sequence MDPVESAANLRSQFVEVLRSRRSPIPLQTLPAKCVEDPLYQGTPCDYKAMKSIPEARTHNFNEEDFYLLTEEGEQGRLPVLILSMKESTPSKRPAVVFLHSTGACKEWVRPLLEDYASRGYIAIAIDSRYHGERAKTPTAYEDVWDLLMLADYLTERDDIDHSKIGILGMSLGGMHAWFAAFADTRYSVVVPIISLQSFRWAIDNDQWHARVHSIKPVFEEARIDLGKEAIDKEVVEKVWNRIAPGLASEFDSLHTVPVIAVRPLLIINGEDDPRCPVEGLDATISATQKAFDALSLTHFKVIVEAGIGHEVTLSMFKEASDWFDKFLKM; translated from the exons ttccaCTTCAGACACTACCTGCAAAATGTGTGGAGGACCCCTTATATCAGGGAACACCTTGTGACTATAAG GCAATGAAATCCATACCGGAAGCACGCACTCATAACTTCAATGAAGAAGACTTCTACCTACTTACTGAG GAAGGAGAGCAAGGGCGACTACCCGTGCTCATTTTGAGCATGAAAGAAAGCACACCTTCGAAAAGACCAGCTGTTGTTTTTCTACATAGCACAGGTGCATGCAAAGAGTGGGTACGCCCTTTACTTGAG GATTATGCTTCACGTGGATATATTGCAATTGCCATTGATTCTCGTTACCATGGAGAACGTGCCAAAACCCCCACCGCCTATGAAGAT gTGTGGGACCTTTTAATGTTGGCAGATTATCTAACCGAGAGAGATGATATAGACCATTCCAAGATAGGAATCCTTGGGATGTCACTTGGAG GAATGCATGCGTGGTTTGCTGCTTTTGCCGATACACGTTATTCAGTGGTTGTCCCAATAATTTCTCTTCAG AGCTTTCGGTGGGCCATAGATAATGATCAATGGCATGCTCGTGTGCATAGTATTAAGCCTGTGTTTGAAG AAGCAAGGATTGATTTAGGGAAGGAAGCGATTGACAAGGAGGTTGTGGAAAAG GTTTGGAACAGAATAGCTCCTGGTTTAGCATCTGAGTTTGACTCACTTCATACGGTCCCGGTTATTGCAGTACGCCCTTTGTTGATTATAAATG GTGAAGATGATCCCCGTTGCCCGGTGGAAGGTCTTGATGCTACCATATCAGCAACACAAAAGGCTTTCGATGCCCTGTCTTTGACTCATTTCAAG GTGATAGTCGAAGCAGGAATTGGACATGAAGTGACGTTATCAATGTTTAAAGAAGCGAGTGATTGGTTTGACAAGTTTCTCAAAATGTAG